A single Streptomyces sp. 2114.4 DNA region contains:
- a CDS encoding SRPBCC family protein has translation MAKTGRDNADSGIDRLRSELGDYATKWVGNLAERAGDKLMDVTDQLTDVAENGGSLSKIAGNLLGGDSPVKAAMKGTAANVKDTVVDKAKGLFGSKKRKSGDKKVTNIIEVLDIGVPLRFAYDHWTQYEKFSGFTKGVRNVSLHDETTSDWKAKVAFSTRGWKATVQEQVPDERIIWTSEGAKGSTRGAVSFHELGPNLTRIVLVVEYYASGFFEKTANIWRAQGRRLRLDFKHFQRYVTLTDEEPEGWRGEIRDGEVVRSHEEAIEEEEAEGEETEDEEAEGYEDEDGEEEYEDEEAEGEEGDEEEEEEPDEEYEDEDNLDEEEEDEGEEEE, from the coding sequence ATGGCCAAGACGGGACGGGACAACGCGGACTCGGGAATCGATCGACTGCGCAGTGAACTCGGCGACTACGCCACGAAATGGGTGGGGAATCTGGCCGAGCGGGCCGGCGACAAATTGATGGATGTGACGGACCAGCTCACCGATGTCGCCGAGAACGGCGGATCGCTGTCCAAGATCGCGGGCAATCTCCTCGGCGGCGACTCCCCCGTCAAAGCCGCCATGAAGGGGACCGCGGCGAACGTCAAGGACACCGTGGTGGACAAGGCCAAGGGCCTCTTCGGCAGCAAGAAACGCAAATCGGGGGACAAGAAGGTCACCAATATCATCGAAGTCCTGGATATCGGGGTGCCCCTGCGCTTCGCCTACGACCACTGGACGCAGTACGAGAAGTTCAGCGGCTTCACCAAGGGTGTCCGCAATGTGTCGCTGCACGACGAGACGACCAGTGACTGGAAGGCCAAGGTCGCCTTCTCGACCCGGGGCTGGAAAGCGACGGTCCAGGAGCAGGTGCCCGACGAACGCATCATCTGGACCTCGGAGGGCGCCAAGGGATCGACCCGGGGTGCCGTCAGTTTTCACGAACTGGGGCCCAACCTGACCCGCATTGTGCTGGTCGTCGAGTACTACGCCTCCGGATTCTTCGAGAAGACCGCGAACATCTGGCGGGCCCAGGGACGCCGGCTGCGCCTGGACTTCAAGCACTTCCAGCGCTACGTCACCCTTACCGACGAGGAGCCCGAGGGCTGGCGCGGGGAAATCCGCGACGGCGAGGTCGTTCGGAGCCATGAAGAGGCCATCGAGGAAGAAGAGGCCGAGGGCGAAGAGACCGAAGACGAAGAGGCCGAGGGCTACGAGGACGAGGACGGCGAGGAGGAGTACGAGGACGAGGAGGCCGAAGGCGAAGAGGGCGACGAGGAGGAAGAGGAAGAGCCCGACGAGGAGTACGAGGACGAGGACAACCTCGACGAGGAGGAGGAAGACGAAGGGGAGGAAGAGGAATGA
- the ligD gene encoding non-homologous end-joining DNA ligase translates to MNATDSGTRANPAKETAADTDTVRAGRRTVEIHRPDKVLFPDDGLTKADVVGYYRRVAASMLPQLRGRPLMLERLPEGLGGPQFMQKDTPDHYPDWIRRARVAKEGGSVTHTVCDDKATLLFLADQACLTFHRWLSRAGRPGHPDRLVFDLDPPGPDFEAVREAARQLCALLDELGLPSFLMTTGSKGLHVTVPLDGTGDFDAVRGFAQEVAQVLAERHPDRLTTAVRKKSRGDRLYLDVQRNAYAQTAVAPWSLRPRPGAPVAAPISRKQLDDPQLTAQSWSLRDVAGVLEQAGSRPWSGVPARGRSLNPARRRLNALR, encoded by the coding sequence ATGAACGCCACGGACTCCGGCACGCGCGCGAACCCGGCCAAGGAAACGGCCGCGGACACGGACACGGTGCGTGCGGGCCGGCGCACGGTGGAGATCCACCGGCCGGACAAGGTGCTGTTCCCTGACGACGGTCTGACCAAGGCCGATGTCGTCGGCTACTACCGCCGGGTGGCCGCATCGATGCTCCCGCAGCTGCGGGGGCGTCCGCTGATGCTGGAGCGGCTTCCGGAGGGCCTGGGCGGCCCGCAGTTCATGCAGAAGGACACCCCGGACCACTACCCCGACTGGATCCGGCGGGCGCGGGTCGCCAAGGAGGGCGGCAGCGTCACCCATACCGTCTGCGACGACAAGGCGACCCTCCTCTTCCTCGCCGACCAGGCATGTCTCACCTTCCACCGCTGGCTGTCGCGAGCCGGCCGGCCCGGCCATCCGGACCGGCTGGTGTTCGACCTGGACCCGCCCGGCCCGGACTTCGAGGCCGTACGGGAGGCGGCCCGGCAGCTCTGCGCACTGCTCGATGAGCTCGGCCTGCCGTCCTTCCTGATGACCACCGGGTCGAAGGGACTGCATGTCACCGTCCCGCTGGACGGCACCGGTGACTTCGACGCGGTACGCGGCTTCGCCCAGGAGGTGGCGCAGGTGCTGGCAGAGCGTCATCCGGACCGCCTGACCACCGCCGTACGCAAGAAGTCCCGCGGCGACCGGCTCTACCTCGATGTGCAGCGCAATGCCTATGCGCAGACGGCCGTCGCCCCGTGGTCGCTGCGGCCCCGGCCGGGCGCCCCGGTCGCCGCGCCGATCAGCCGGAAGCAGCTCGATGACCCCCAACTCACGGCGCAGAGCTGGTCGTTGAGGGATGTCGCCGGCGTTCTGGAGCAGGCGGGGTCGCGGCCGTGGTCCGGGGTGCCGGCCCGTGGGCGTTCGCTGAATCCGGCACGGAGGCGGCTGAACGCCTTGCGGTGA
- a CDS encoding phosphoketolase, which produces MHGTENSAGPGTSGEPPAPGPLDAAELHRLDAHWRAANYLSAGQIYLMANPLLTAPLRPEHIKPRLLGHWGTSPGLNLVHTHLNRVIKARELDALCVWGPGHGGPAVVANSWLDGTYSETYPDVTRDGEGMARLFRQFSFPGGVPSHVAPETPGSIHEGGELGYSLTHAYGAAFDNPELFVACVVGDGEAETGPLAASWHATKFLDPVHDGAVLPVLHLNGYKIANPTVLARIPRDELDALLRGYGHEPIHVAGDDPATVHQALATAMDGALDRIAVIQRRARTEGVTERPRWPMIVLRTPKGWTGPHEVDGQPVEGTWRAHQVPLPGVRDNAGHLRQLEEWLRSYRPRELFDDEGRPRPEVLACVPEGSRRLGASPHANGGLLLRDLPVPPLERYAVEVGKRGSTLHEPTRVLGGLLAAVMEATAERRDFRVVGPDETASNRLEALYDTTGKAWQGTTLDTDEHLAHDGRVMEVLSEHLCQGWLEGYLLTGRHGLFSSYEAFAHIVDSMVNQHIKWLRTARRLPWRRPIASLNYLLTSHVWRQDHNGFSHQDPGFVDHILNKSPEVVRVYLPPDANTLLAVADHALRSRDYVNVIVAGKQPGFDWLSLDEARAHCARGAGAWEWAGTEDGNGEPDVVLACAGDVPTQETLAAASLLRRQLPGLSVRVVNVVDMARLLPSGEHPHGMPDPEYDALFTRDKPVIFAYHGYPWLIHRLCYRRVGHANLHVRGYREEGTTTTPFDMVVRNDLDRYRLVMDVIDRVPGLGVRAVALRQAMADVRTRHHAWIREHGTDLPEVADWTWAD; this is translated from the coding sequence ATGCACGGTACGGAGAACTCGGCAGGGCCGGGGACGAGCGGGGAACCGCCCGCACCGGGGCCCCTCGACGCCGCCGAGCTGCACCGTCTCGACGCCCACTGGCGGGCCGCCAACTATCTGTCCGCCGGACAGATCTATCTGATGGCCAATCCGCTGCTGACCGCCCCGCTGCGGCCCGAGCACATCAAACCGCGGCTGCTGGGCCACTGGGGCACCTCGCCCGGCCTGAACCTGGTGCACACCCACCTCAACCGCGTCATCAAGGCCCGTGAGCTGGACGCCCTGTGCGTGTGGGGGCCGGGGCACGGCGGTCCGGCCGTGGTGGCCAACTCCTGGCTGGACGGCACGTACTCCGAGACCTACCCCGATGTCACCCGGGACGGCGAGGGGATGGCCCGGCTCTTCCGGCAGTTCTCGTTCCCCGGCGGGGTGCCGAGCCATGTCGCCCCGGAGACTCCGGGATCGATCCATGAGGGCGGCGAGCTGGGCTACTCCCTCACCCATGCCTACGGCGCCGCGTTCGACAACCCGGAGCTGTTCGTCGCCTGTGTGGTCGGTGACGGCGAGGCGGAGACGGGGCCGCTCGCGGCGTCCTGGCACGCCACGAAGTTCCTGGACCCGGTGCACGACGGCGCGGTGCTGCCCGTGCTGCACCTCAACGGCTACAAGATCGCCAACCCGACGGTGCTCGCCCGGATCCCGCGGGACGAGCTGGACGCCCTGCTGCGCGGCTACGGTCACGAGCCGATCCACGTCGCCGGCGACGACCCGGCGACGGTCCATCAGGCGCTGGCCACCGCCATGGACGGCGCACTGGACCGGATCGCCGTCATCCAGCGCCGGGCCCGCACCGAAGGCGTGACGGAGCGCCCCCGCTGGCCCATGATCGTGCTCCGTACGCCCAAGGGCTGGACCGGTCCGCACGAGGTCGACGGGCAGCCGGTCGAAGGGACCTGGCGCGCCCACCAGGTACCGCTGCCCGGCGTACGCGACAACGCGGGGCATCTGCGGCAGCTGGAGGAGTGGCTGCGTTCGTACCGCCCGCGGGAGCTGTTCGACGACGAGGGCCGGCCGCGGCCCGAGGTACTCGCCTGTGTGCCCGAGGGGTCGCGCCGGCTGGGCGCCTCACCGCATGCCAACGGCGGTCTGCTGCTGCGCGATCTGCCCGTCCCGCCGCTGGAGCGGTATGCGGTGGAGGTCGGCAAGCGCGGCAGCACACTGCACGAGCCGACCCGGGTGCTGGGCGGGCTGCTGGCAGCGGTCATGGAGGCCACCGCCGAGCGCCGCGACTTCCGTGTCGTGGGCCCCGACGAGACCGCGTCGAACCGCCTGGAAGCGCTCTACGACACCACCGGCAAGGCCTGGCAGGGCACCACACTCGACACCGACGAGCACCTTGCGCACGATGGCCGGGTCATGGAGGTGCTCTCCGAGCATCTGTGCCAGGGCTGGCTGGAGGGCTATCTGCTCACCGGCCGGCACGGGCTCTTCTCCAGCTACGAGGCGTTCGCGCACATCGTCGACTCCATGGTCAACCAGCACATCAAATGGCTGCGGACCGCGCGCCGGCTGCCCTGGCGGCGCCCCATCGCCTCCCTGAACTACCTGCTGACCTCCCACGTCTGGCGGCAGGACCACAACGGCTTCTCGCACCAGGACCCCGGCTTCGTCGACCACATCCTCAACAAGAGCCCGGAGGTGGTCCGGGTCTATCTGCCACCGGACGCCAACACCCTGCTCGCGGTGGCCGATCATGCGCTGCGCAGCCGCGACTACGTCAATGTGATCGTGGCCGGTAAACAGCCGGGCTTCGACTGGCTCAGCCTGGACGAGGCCCGCGCCCACTGCGCGCGCGGCGCCGGTGCCTGGGAATGGGCGGGCACCGAGGACGGCAATGGCGAGCCCGATGTGGTGCTGGCCTGTGCCGGGGACGTGCCCACGCAGGAGACCCTGGCGGCGGCCTCCCTGCTGCGCCGGCAGCTGCCGGGGCTGTCGGTGCGGGTGGTCAACGTCGTCGACATGGCCCGGCTGCTGCCGTCCGGAGAGCACCCGCACGGCATGCCCGACCCCGAGTACGACGCCCTGTTCACCCGCGACAAGCCGGTCATCTTCGCCTACCACGGCTACCCGTGGCTGATCCACCGGCTCTGCTACCGCCGCGTCGGCCATGCGAACCTGCACGTCCGCGGCTATCGGGAGGAGGGCACCACGACCACGCCCTTCGACATGGTCGTGCGCAACGATCTCGACCGGTACCGGCTGGTGATGGATGTGATCGACCGGGTCCCGGGCCTCGGGGTGCGCGCCGTCGCGCTGCGGCAGGCGATGGCGGACGTCCGTACCCGCCACCACGCCTGGATCCGGGAGCACGGCACCGATCTGCCGGAGGTCGCCGACTGGACCTGGGCGGACTGA
- a CDS encoding alpha/beta hydrolase has product MAALAALLAGFAGTPAAAAADDPDLTSFYQQKLSWAPCGKDLQHGARSDGTGQPPGFRKRLECARLRVPQDYRNPGQHTMQVQLIRLKATGPGKRIGSLVLNPGGPGASGVNYLTDSGSAFARLGQRYDLVSFDPRGTRHTDPVSCGSKLAPPGKGADDSLAAKEKRINDACGRYSGGLLRWVGTPDVARDMDVLRAAVHDDKLNYLGFSYGTRLGAVYAHEFPHKVGRMVLDSVEDPTKNQWQTALSQARGFQRALDDFAADCVHRPDCALGTDEHKAQDQLRAWYRELGEQPMKAKGETVDETTYVYALREALYSRSDWPALRQALSQLRTGDASGILRLSDAGGSSAARAPGVPARRVGQDDLPSQDQLALRAISCRDTTERYGERDYPRAERELTKASPLFGPDIAPTLLDCYSWPVAGDDASRDVAAPDAPPILLVATTNDPATPYQGAFNMARELGNSSTVLTFRGEGHAAYTTGDPCVQRHVDDFLLDGTLPKGKISCG; this is encoded by the coding sequence GTGGCCGCGTTGGCGGCGCTGCTCGCCGGGTTCGCGGGAACCCCGGCCGCCGCGGCAGCCGATGATCCGGACTTGACGTCCTTCTACCAGCAGAAACTGTCCTGGGCGCCCTGCGGCAAGGATCTGCAGCACGGTGCGCGGAGTGACGGCACCGGTCAGCCACCCGGCTTCCGCAAGCGGCTGGAGTGCGCCCGGCTGAGGGTCCCACAGGACTACCGCAACCCCGGACAGCACACGATGCAGGTCCAGCTGATCCGGCTGAAGGCGACCGGGCCCGGCAAACGGATCGGCTCCCTGGTGCTCAACCCCGGCGGACCGGGTGCTTCCGGCGTCAACTACCTGACCGACAGCGGGAGCGCCTTCGCCCGGCTGGGGCAGCGCTACGACCTCGTGAGCTTCGATCCGCGCGGCACCCGCCATACCGACCCGGTCTCCTGCGGCAGCAAGCTCGCGCCACCCGGCAAGGGCGCCGACGACAGCCTTGCCGCGAAGGAGAAGCGCATCAACGACGCCTGCGGCCGCTACTCCGGTGGGCTGCTGCGGTGGGTCGGCACCCCTGATGTCGCCCGGGACATGGACGTCCTGCGCGCCGCGGTCCACGACGACAAGCTCAACTACCTGGGGTTCTCGTACGGCACCAGGCTCGGGGCGGTCTACGCCCACGAGTTCCCGCACAAGGTCGGCCGGATGGTCCTGGACAGCGTCGAGGACCCGACCAAGAACCAGTGGCAGACCGCGCTGTCCCAGGCCCGGGGGTTCCAGCGGGCGCTGGACGACTTCGCCGCCGACTGCGTCCACCGGCCGGACTGCGCGCTGGGCACCGATGAGCACAAGGCGCAGGATCAACTGCGCGCTTGGTACCGGGAGTTGGGCGAGCAGCCGATGAAGGCGAAGGGGGAGACGGTGGATGAGACCACCTATGTGTACGCCTTGCGTGAGGCCCTGTACAGCAGGAGCGACTGGCCGGCGCTGCGGCAGGCCCTGTCGCAGCTGCGGACCGGAGACGCCTCGGGGATCCTCCGCCTGAGTGACGCGGGGGGCAGCAGCGCCGCCCGTGCCCCCGGCGTCCCGGCACGGCGGGTCGGCCAGGACGACCTGCCGTCACAGGATCAGCTGGCCCTGCGGGCGATCTCCTGCCGGGACACCACGGAACGCTACGGTGAGCGCGATTACCCCCGGGCGGAGCGCGAACTCACCAAGGCCTCCCCGCTCTTCGGCCCGGACATCGCCCCGACCCTGCTGGACTGCTACTCCTGGCCCGTTGCGGGCGACGACGCCTCCCGGGACGTCGCGGCGCCCGATGCGCCGCCGATTCTGCTCGTCGCGACCACCAACGATCCGGCGACCCCCTACCAGGGTGCCTTCAACATGGCCCGTGAGCTGGGCAATTCCAGCACCGTGCTGACCTTCCGCGGGGAGGGGCACGCCGCCTACACCACCGGCGACCCCTGCGTGCAACGCCATGTGGACGACTTCCTGCTGGACGGCACGCTGCCGAAGGGGAAGATCTCCTGCGGCTGA
- a CDS encoding cation diffusion facilitator family transporter, whose amino-acid sequence MSRHAESAHHSTGRPDQEEGKDQEDGRTAVTVFVALGANLVIALAKLLGGLFAGSPALLSEAAHSVADSLNEIFLLASLKRSTRAPDSKHPFGYGKERYFWSLLAAVGIFVMGGCFSVFQGIEALRSGSSESHTGYVVGLVVLAVALVAEGSSLVRALLQVAGQARQTGRSIREAIRSADDPALRTVLAEDSTACFGVVLAMAGLGLHMITGEVQWEAWASMLIGALLVFVAYQLAKESRGQITGEAADPALRRALLTFLAQQPEIDTVATLLSMRLGTRSTLVAARVDLVGGLDSEEVEEVLVRLKRTIREKWPLADQVFLDVTDASSGDRERARQERRRLDRAVDGEPRQDDGPGQDSRSGQDGAARER is encoded by the coding sequence TTGTCCCGGCACGCTGAGAGCGCGCATCACTCCACCGGCCGACCGGACCAGGAGGAGGGCAAGGACCAGGAGGACGGCCGGACCGCGGTCACCGTTTTCGTGGCGCTCGGCGCCAATCTGGTGATCGCCCTCGCCAAGCTGCTCGGCGGGCTGTTCGCGGGCTCGCCCGCGCTGCTCTCCGAGGCCGCCCACTCGGTGGCCGACAGCCTCAACGAGATCTTTCTGCTGGCCTCACTCAAGCGCAGCACGCGCGCGCCCGACAGCAAACACCCCTTCGGCTACGGGAAGGAGCGGTACTTCTGGTCCCTGCTCGCCGCCGTCGGCATCTTCGTCATGGGCGGCTGTTTCTCCGTCTTCCAGGGCATCGAGGCACTGCGCTCGGGCAGCTCGGAGAGCCATACGGGGTATGTCGTCGGCCTCGTCGTGCTGGCGGTCGCGCTGGTCGCCGAGGGCTCCTCACTGGTCCGCGCCCTGCTGCAGGTGGCCGGACAAGCACGGCAGACCGGCCGGAGCATCCGGGAGGCGATCCGCTCGGCCGACGACCCCGCGTTGCGGACGGTGCTGGCCGAGGACTCGACGGCCTGTTTCGGCGTGGTGCTCGCCATGGCCGGCCTGGGACTGCACATGATCACCGGCGAGGTCCAGTGGGAGGCCTGGGCGTCCATGCTCATCGGTGCGCTGCTGGTGTTCGTCGCCTACCAGCTCGCGAAGGAATCACGCGGCCAGATCACCGGTGAGGCCGCCGACCCGGCCCTGCGCCGGGCCCTTTTGACGTTCCTGGCGCAGCAGCCGGAGATCGACACCGTGGCCACTTTGCTGTCGATGCGGCTGGGGACCCGGTCGACGCTGGTCGCGGCCCGTGTCGATCTCGTCGGCGGGCTGGACAGCGAGGAGGTCGAGGAGGTCCTGGTACGGCTGAAGAGAACCATCCGGGAGAAATGGCCGCTCGCCGACCAGGTCTTCCTGGACGTCACGGACGCCTCGTCGGGGGACCGGGAACGCGCCCGGCAGGAGCGGCGGCGGCTGGACCGGGCGGTGGACGGCGAGCCCCGGCAGGACGACGGGCCGGGGCAGGACAGCAGGTCCGGGCAGGACGGGGCGGCGCGGGAGAGGTGA
- a CDS encoding Ku protein yields MRPTAKFSISFGLVTIPVAAYNATDSSTSVSFVRIHTADGGRVRNQPVCSLEGVEITPDEIGRGYKPEGGDTVVPLSDDDLDALPLPTAKTLTILAFVAGGDIDPLQMGKGYYLGIDSPAAAKPYALLREAMERHQRVGLGKIALHGRETLAMIRPVEGALVMQVLLWPHQIRSLDGVLPERQTEVAPAEVAAAETLMDSFGELSEDDVHDHYREALEEIVAAKLAHREPEFPAGEEQPTGQVMDLMAALQDSVRAARRSRGEDEDEGAGGSSGGRAGSGRTTKKSTTKKAAAQKTAAKKTAAKKSAATKTAATKTAATKKTPTKKAAPAKKSASGGGRRAG; encoded by the coding sequence ATGCGCCCCACGGCGAAGTTCTCCATCAGCTTCGGCCTGGTCACGATCCCGGTCGCCGCGTACAACGCCACGGACAGCTCCACGTCGGTCAGCTTTGTGCGCATCCATACGGCGGACGGCGGCCGGGTGCGCAATCAGCCCGTCTGCTCGCTGGAAGGCGTCGAGATCACCCCGGACGAGATCGGCCGGGGCTACAAGCCCGAGGGCGGCGACACCGTCGTACCGCTGAGCGACGACGATCTGGACGCACTGCCGCTGCCGACCGCGAAGACGCTGACGATCCTGGCCTTCGTCGCCGGCGGTGACATCGACCCGCTGCAGATGGGCAAGGGGTACTACCTGGGGATCGACAGCCCCGCCGCGGCCAAGCCCTACGCCCTGCTGCGCGAGGCGATGGAGCGGCATCAGCGCGTCGGGCTCGGCAAGATCGCCCTGCACGGGCGGGAGACGCTGGCCATGATCCGCCCGGTGGAGGGTGCGCTGGTCATGCAGGTGCTGCTGTGGCCGCACCAGATCCGCTCGCTGGACGGGGTGCTGCCCGAGCGGCAGACGGAGGTCGCCCCGGCCGAGGTGGCGGCCGCCGAGACGCTGATGGATTCCTTCGGCGAGTTGTCGGAGGACGACGTGCACGATCACTACCGTGAAGCGCTCGAAGAGATCGTGGCGGCGAAGCTGGCGCATCGCGAGCCGGAGTTCCCGGCCGGCGAGGAGCAGCCGACCGGGCAGGTGATGGACCTGATGGCGGCCCTCCAGGACAGCGTCCGCGCGGCCAGGAGGTCCCGAGGCGAGGACGAGGACGAGGGTGCCGGGGGCTCGTCGGGCGGACGCGCCGGTTCGGGCCGCACCACGAAGAAGAGCACGACGAAAAAGGCAGCGGCGCAGAAGACGGCGGCGAAGAAGACGGCGGCGAAGAAGTCCGCCGCCACCAAGACCGCGGCGACCAAGACCGCCGCGACCAAGAAGACCCCTACCAAGAAGGCGGCCCCGGCGAAGAAGAGCGCGAGCGGGGGCGGGCGGCGGGCCGGCTGA
- a CDS encoding DUF2252 domain-containing protein, with amino-acid sequence MASVPTPQERAEQGRALRSEVPRSCHAEFSPSASRADPVDIIERQSALRVPELVPLRYGRMLESPFRFYRGAAAIMAADLATTPSTGLRTQLCGDAHLLNFRLLASPERHLMFDINDFDETLPGPWEWDVKRLAASFAIAGRGNGFPEKVRNGIVRAAGASYREQMRRYAEMRTLEVWYAHADMAEVEAEEAHELRSRGRAGLARAIAEARTHDTVQAYRKLTRRSGGQVRFAADPPLIVPLADLLPDVERDQLTDQIRGLVQDYGRTLRSDHRRLLEQYRVVDVARKVVGVGSVGTRCWIVLLLGKDTDDPLLLQAKEADDSVLAAYAGPSLYPHQGERVAAGQRLMQAAGDIFLGWARTTGIDGRPRDFYVRQLRDWKGIMPTDAMVPTGMRRFAVRCGATLARAHARSGDRIAIGAYLGSGTVFEEALARFAERYADRNELDHQALGEAVHSGRVAAASS; translated from the coding sequence ATGGCCTCCGTACCCACCCCGCAGGAACGCGCGGAACAGGGCAGGGCACTTCGCTCCGAAGTGCCCCGCTCGTGTCATGCGGAGTTCAGCCCCTCGGCTTCCCGTGCCGATCCGGTGGACATCATCGAACGGCAGTCGGCCCTGCGGGTACCGGAGTTGGTGCCCCTGCGCTACGGGCGGATGCTGGAGTCGCCCTTCCGCTTCTACCGCGGGGCCGCCGCCATCATGGCGGCGGACCTGGCCACGACGCCGTCCACGGGGCTGCGGACCCAGCTCTGCGGGGACGCCCATCTGCTGAATTTCCGGCTGCTGGCCTCCCCCGAACGCCATCTGATGTTCGACATCAACGACTTCGACGAGACCCTGCCCGGTCCGTGGGAGTGGGACGTCAAACGGCTGGCGGCCAGCTTCGCCATCGCGGGACGCGGGAACGGCTTCCCCGAGAAGGTACGGAATGGCATCGTCCGGGCCGCCGGCGCGTCCTACCGCGAACAGATGCGCCGCTACGCGGAGATGCGCACCCTGGAGGTCTGGTACGCCCATGCCGATATGGCCGAGGTGGAGGCCGAGGAAGCGCATGAGCTGCGCAGCAGAGGCCGGGCGGGGCTGGCCCGCGCCATCGCGGAGGCCCGTACGCACGACACCGTGCAGGCGTATCGCAAGCTGACCCGGAGGAGCGGCGGCCAGGTGCGGTTCGCCGCCGACCCGCCGCTGATCGTGCCGCTGGCCGATCTGCTGCCGGATGTCGAACGCGACCAGCTGACGGACCAGATCCGCGGGCTGGTCCAGGACTACGGCCGCACGCTGCGTTCGGATCACCGGCGGCTGCTGGAGCAGTACCGGGTCGTCGACGTGGCGCGCAAGGTCGTCGGTGTCGGCAGTGTGGGCACCCGTTGCTGGATCGTGCTGCTGCTCGGCAAGGACACGGACGACCCGCTGCTGCTGCAGGCCAAGGAGGCCGACGATTCCGTGCTCGCCGCCTACGCCGGGCCGAGCCTCTACCCCCATCAGGGCGAACGCGTGGCGGCCGGCCAGCGGCTGATGCAGGCCGCCGGCGACATCTTCCTCGGCTGGGCGCGGACCACCGGCATCGACGGGCGCCCACGCGACTTCTACGTACGCCAGTTGCGTGACTGGAAGGGCATCATGCCGACGGATGCGATGGTGCCGACGGGTATGCGGCGGTTCGCCGTACGCTGCGGGGCCACCCTGGCCCGCGCGCACGCCAGGTCCGGCGACCGGATCGCGATCGGTGCCTATCTCGGCAGCGGCACGGTCTTCGAGGAGGCGCTGGCGCGGTTCGCGGAGCGCTACGCGGACCGCAACGAACTCGATCACCAGGCGCTCGGGGAGGCGGTCCACAGCGGGCGGGTCGCGGCCGCGTCCTCCTGA
- a CDS encoding histone H1-like repetitive region-containing protein, whose protein sequence is MNDTSKVLLAAALAGGYVLGRTKKGRFALTVASYIAGRQFGLEPRQLVVQGMRKLGEIPQVAELGDQLRGEVMDAGRKALTTAANRRLTTLADTLHERSLQLDGIGLEPEEEEEEGDEGEDAYDEEEEGEEPEGEYEEDEHEEEEEPEEEPEEEYEGEEEEEEEEEEEEEEPEEEPEERPARRTPRAAAKPEPRKRASEAKRGAPAKKGAQRPPAKKSAGKTAAKKTAATKAAAGRTAAKKTAPAKKTAAKKTAAKKTAAKKTAAKKTAGKAPAKKTAPAKKAAAQKTAAKKTAAKKTAAKKAAPAKKATAKKTAAGKKAAPAAKKTAKKTSSRTERRR, encoded by the coding sequence ATGAATGACACGTCCAAGGTCCTGCTGGCCGCCGCACTTGCCGGCGGTTATGTGCTGGGCCGTACGAAGAAGGGCCGGTTCGCGCTCACCGTGGCGTCCTATATCGCCGGACGCCAATTCGGGCTTGAACCACGCCAGCTCGTGGTCCAGGGGATGCGCAAGCTCGGCGAGATCCCCCAGGTCGCGGAGCTGGGTGACCAACTGCGCGGGGAAGTGATGGACGCCGGCCGGAAGGCCTTGACGACGGCCGCCAACCGCCGCCTGACGACGCTCGCCGACACTCTCCACGAACGGTCTCTCCAGCTCGATGGCATCGGGCTGGAGCCGGAGGAGGAAGAGGAGGAGGGGGACGAGGGGGAGGACGCGTACGACGAGGAAGAAGAGGGCGAGGAGCCCGAAGGCGAGTACGAGGAGGACGAGCACGAGGAAGAGGAGGAGCCGGAGGAGGAGCCGGAGGAGGAGTACGAGGGCGAGGAAGAAGAGGAGGAAGAGGAGGAAGAGGAGGAAGAGGAGCCGGAGGAAGAGCCCGAGGAGCGGCCGGCCCGGCGCACCCCGCGGGCCGCCGCGAAGCCGGAGCCCCGGAAGCGTGCGTCGGAGGCGAAACGGGGCGCCCCGGCGAAGAAGGGCGCACAGCGGCCGCCGGCCAAGAAGTCCGCCGGGAAGACCGCGGCCAAGAAGACGGCCGCGACGAAGGCTGCCGCGGGACGGACGGCCGCCAAGAAGACGGCACCCGCGAAAAAGACCGCCGCGAAGAAAACGGCGGCCAAGAAGACGGCAGCCAAGAAGACGGCGGCGAAGAAGACCGCCGGGAAGGCCCCGGCCAAGAAGACGGCTCCGGCGAAGAAGGCCGCGGCACAGAAGACCGCGGCGAAGAAGACGGCAGCCAAGAAGACCGCCGCGAAGAAAGCGGCGCCCGCCAAGAAAGCCACTGCGAAGAAGACTGCCGCAGGAAAGAAGGCAGCCCCCGCTGCGAAGAAGACCGCCAAGAAGACATCATCGCGCACCGAGCGCCGGAGGTAA
- a CDS encoding DUF6458 family protein: MGIGGCIGLLAVGAILTFAVDWHIAGINVDLVGIIMMIVGIIGIATYVSILKRRRTQPPSPGAPVVDVEDNRYYR; the protein is encoded by the coding sequence ATGGGTATCGGCGGGTGCATCGGTCTGCTCGCGGTGGGGGCCATCCTCACGTTCGCGGTGGACTGGCACATAGCGGGAATCAACGTCGACCTGGTGGGGATCATCATGATGATCGTCGGCATCATCGGCATCGCCACGTATGTGAGCATCCTGAAGCGGCGGCGTACCCAGCCGCCGTCCCCCGGCGCGCCCGTCGTCGACGTCGAGGACAACCGCTACTACAGGTAG